Proteins co-encoded in one Dreissena polymorpha isolate Duluth1 chromosome 12, UMN_Dpol_1.0, whole genome shotgun sequence genomic window:
- the LOC127853387 gene encoding acetylcholinesterase-like isoform X2 produces the protein MDTLELPPACPQPIEGVAYIEYHVPGFNRTSEDCLFLNVYLPKGTHHRSMPVLVFIHGGSYQNGMGAMLDGSVLASHGVVVVTFNYRLGPLGFLSSADSHITGNYGMLDMIAALKWVKANIAAFNGDPAQVTIDGHSAGGCSVGLLLMSPLAKGLFHRVIQQSGSPLGNWAVLRRQTEPNFVYNIFTSSVRCYNMSSLETKRCLQALDSATLEHTIMEEFEWMTSLTPLYRPVVDGYFLPRTPEELVISGTVNAEAVLTGATQDEGLIAAIPLIKLFGVGKTGYRKLLSLMSSFRGDLPEISGIVDSVLSLYIRHGISDISDEAIEKSFAEIVGDYFITAPTHLLAERLSQRNVSVYLYNYEYKSPLDPWDGAVHGAELFFLSGCPFTGHRNFRYDSTDKEMSRMLLLLWTNFIKHGAPSLQPRSDISLPRYTPRVKAYTRIIANSEPSLTFAADLRRDKIGFWNERVPEMFREELRRHDSNNIDASHLSFNKVNSHYLANVNSKNTWILTSVCLCLTVLTIVLTVGYYRMRREVNRLLRQNSLSSAERMLPPMARV, from the exons ATGGACACGCTCGAGCTACCTCCCGCCTGTCCCCAGCCTATCGAGGGCGTGGCCTACATAGAGTACCACGTGCCAGGGTTCAACCGCACAAGCGAAGACTGCCTTTTTTTAAACGTGTACCTACCGAAG GGAACCCATCACCGTTCCATGCCAGTGCTAGTGTTCATACATGGTGGGTCTTACCAGAACGGCATGGGCGCCATGTTGGACGGCAGCGTCCTGGCATCACATGGCGTCGTGGTTGTCACGTTCAACTACCGCCTGGGACCTCTGG GTTTCTTGTCATCCGCGGACAGCCACATAACCGGTAACTACGGCATGCTGGATATGATAGCGGCTCTGAAGTGGGTGAAAGCGAACATCGCGGCCTTCAACGGCGACCCAGCACAGGTCACCATTGACGGTCACAGCGCCGGGGGTTGCAGCGTCGGTCTCCTGTTGATGTCTCCTTTGGCTAAAG GCTTATTCCACCGCGTCATCCAGCAGAGCGGGTCGCCCTTGGGCAACTGGGCTGTGCTGAGGCGCCAGACGGAGCCCAACTTCGTGTACAACATATTTACCTCCTCCGTGCGCTGCTACAACATGTCCTCTTTGGAGACGAAACGCTGCTTGCAGGCGCTCGACTCTGCCACCCTTGAGCACACTATTATGGAAGAATTTGAG TGGATGACATCATTGACGCCTCTCTATCGGCCGGTAGTTGACGGCTACTTCCTACCGCGGACTCCGGAAGAACTGGTCATTTCCGGTACGGTGAATGCCGAGGCAGTGTTGACTGGCGCCACGCAAGATGAAGGCCTCATTGCCG CTATACCATTGATCAAACTGTTTGGCGTGGGCAAGACAGGTTACCGGAAGTTATTGTCGCTAATGAGTAGTTTCCGTGGCGATCTACCGGAAATATCAGGCATTGTGG acTCAGTTCTGTCGCTTTACATCCGACATGGCATCAGTGATATTTCTGACGAGGCCATCGAGAAAAGTTTTGCAGAG ATCGTTGGTGACTACTTTATAACTGCACCCACTCACCTGTTGGCAGAAAGATTGTCTCAACGAAACGTGTCcgtgtatttatacaattatgaaTACAAATCTCCACTGGATCCGTGGGACG GAGCTGTTCACGGAGCGGAACTATTTTTCCTCTCCGGTTGTCCATTCACGGGTCACAGGAACTTTCGGTACGACAGTACGGACAAGGAGATGTCACGGATGCTACTTCTATTGTGGACAAACTTCATCAAACACGG agCACCGTCATTACAGCCCCGTTCCGACATTTCCTTGCCTAGATATACCCCTCGAGTGAAGGCTTACACTAGAATTATTGCCAATAGCGAGCCATCACTGACCTTTGCAGCAGATCTAAGACGAGACAAAATTGGATTCTGGAACGAACGGGTACCTGAAATGTTCCGTGAAGAACTCAGACGTCACGATAGTAACAATATTGACGCCTCGCACTTAAGCTTTAACAAGGTTAATTCCCACTATTTGGCGAACGTTAATAGCAAAAACACGTGGATATTGACGTCAGTGTGTTTGTGTCTGACAGTGCTGACGATTGTTTTGACTGTAGGATACTACAGAATGAGACGGGAAGTAAATCGTCTCTTGAGACAGAACAGCCTGTCTAGTGCCGAGAGAATGCTACCTCCGATGGCTAGAGTGTAA